The Stygiolobus azoricus genome window below encodes:
- a CDS encoding undecaprenyl-diphosphate phosphatase, which yields MIDVIKSVILGIVQGISEWLPISSKTQELLASHFLLGLTITVAYTFGLFMEMGSIGSALIYFRKDVTAVFRDKFLLKFLIVVTLVTGLIGVPLYVISDKLLQNAYNPSIPMLLLGIVLILDGIYIKFTRERIKPRELREVSLKHMIIIGFAQGLAALPGVSRSGMTVSTMLLLGIKPENAFRYSYLAYIPAALGAVLTTLLFTRHNVSYAVHYIGIEGLMIAVVTALITGILVIRVLMRIAKTTKVYIINFMLGVIAIAVSLVTLFL from the coding sequence ATGATTGACGTGATCAAATCTGTAATTTTAGGTATAGTACAAGGTATTTCCGAATGGTTACCCATAAGCAGTAAAACACAAGAACTCCTTGCTTCTCACTTCCTCTTGGGACTTACAATAACCGTAGCTTACACCTTTGGTCTCTTTATGGAAATGGGATCTATTGGCTCTGCGTTGATTTACTTTAGAAAAGACGTCACGGCTGTTTTTAGGGATAAGTTCTTACTCAAATTCCTCATAGTAGTGACCCTAGTAACGGGTCTTATAGGCGTACCGCTTTACGTTATCTCCGATAAGTTATTACAGAACGCTTACAACCCCTCTATTCCTATGCTCTTACTGGGAATTGTATTAATACTGGATGGTATATACATCAAGTTTACAAGGGAGAGAATAAAGCCACGAGAGCTCAGAGAGGTATCCCTAAAGCACATGATAATTATAGGCTTTGCCCAAGGGTTAGCCGCCTTACCTGGAGTAAGCAGGTCAGGCATGACGGTATCCACAATGCTTTTATTAGGTATAAAGCCTGAGAACGCGTTCAGGTACTCTTATTTAGCATACATACCAGCTGCTTTAGGTGCCGTCCTCACTACACTCTTATTCACTAGGCATAACGTCAGTTATGCAGTTCATTACATCGGCATTGAGGGTCTGATGATAGCAGTTGTGACTGCCTTAATAACTGGCATATTGGTTATAAGGGTATTGATGAGAATAGCCAAGACCACTAAAGTATACATAATCAACTTCATGTTAGGAGTTATTGCAATTGCAGTAAGCTTGGTAACCTTATTTCTCTAA
- a CDS encoding arginine deiminase family protein, with protein MRAYARAEWDPLKKVALHKPGLEVFFGLLDPEKSLFKRRFDFVKARKEYEELIDALKSEGVTTFRVLRSIIRRALKDEKFYERLKKVVGVDADPWFLAKLLVLRPKFISTDGEIRVELINPLSNLYFMRDQQITTKNGVIIGKMAKPQRSAETELVKLFWESISVKYKEVSEGHLEGGDFYPMGDFYLVGVGNRSDMNGVKGLINSGEEVVIVKEPMSTEFFHLDTYFNVISRELVVGVKQLMQHSTVEVYSEGKLVRKGVDMITYLKEKEFNIHFVDLDEARKFATNFLTLRAGKILTPYDLKIPGVDSVFVNVENLTGGFGGIHCMTAVIERGSG; from the coding sequence ATGAGAGCTTATGCGAGAGCCGAATGGGATCCTTTGAAAAAGGTTGCATTACATAAGCCGGGGCTGGAAGTCTTTTTCGGACTTTTGGATCCTGAGAAGTCGCTCTTCAAGAGGAGATTTGACTTCGTAAAGGCTAGAAAAGAGTACGAAGAGTTAATAGACGCGTTGAAGTCTGAGGGTGTGACTACTTTCAGAGTATTGAGGAGCATTATTAGGAGAGCGTTAAAAGACGAGAAATTTTATGAAAGGCTGAAGAAAGTAGTAGGGGTTGACGCAGACCCATGGTTTTTAGCAAAATTGTTAGTTCTCAGACCTAAGTTCATATCGACCGACGGTGAGATAAGAGTTGAGCTAATAAACCCCTTATCTAACCTGTACTTTATGAGGGATCAACAAATAACGACTAAGAACGGGGTTATCATAGGTAAGATGGCAAAACCTCAGAGGAGCGCTGAGACGGAGCTGGTGAAACTTTTCTGGGAGTCGATCTCCGTTAAGTATAAAGAAGTGAGTGAGGGACATCTAGAGGGGGGAGACTTCTACCCTATGGGTGACTTTTATTTAGTAGGGGTGGGTAACAGGAGTGACATGAATGGCGTTAAAGGACTAATAAATAGCGGTGAAGAAGTGGTAATAGTGAAAGAACCTATGTCAACAGAGTTCTTTCATCTAGACACGTATTTTAACGTAATATCTCGTGAGTTGGTGGTAGGAGTAAAACAACTAATGCAACACAGTACTGTTGAAGTTTATTCTGAAGGGAAGTTAGTAAGGAAAGGAGTAGATATGATAACATACCTGAAAGAGAAGGAGTTCAATATACACTTCGTAGATTTAGATGAGGCTAGAAAGTTCGCTACTAATTTCCTAACCCTGAGAGCTGGGAAAATACTCACCCCTTATGATTTGAAAATCCCTGGTGTTGACTCCGTTTTCGTTAACGTTGAAAACCTCACTGGAGGATTCGGTGGGATACATTGTATGACAGCTGTTATAGAAAGGGGATCAGGGTAA
- the sepP gene encoding undecaprenyl-diphosphatase SepP — translation MKKYWVLLILFIALTLYVKVVGEQNIPLNVEVFKLINYHQISFLNPIMVLLSKYGREYVWIPVIAILLIFKKTRKIAITLAASFILAIILGEGSKYLVAQLRPFYYVFPDYLLVSEPHDFSYPSGHALIVGDGAIVLAFTAPRWVWVPLLIEALLVSYSRVYVGVHWPLDVLGGWLLGGWIALFTIDMEKRGVLRPFERALKAE, via the coding sequence ATGAAAAAGTATTGGGTTCTACTTATTCTATTTATAGCCCTTACACTGTATGTAAAAGTAGTTGGGGAACAAAATATCCCCCTAAACGTCGAGGTATTTAAACTGATAAATTATCACCAAATTTCATTTCTTAACCCTATAATGGTCTTATTATCTAAATACGGAAGGGAATACGTTTGGATTCCCGTAATAGCAATACTACTCATTTTCAAGAAGACTAGAAAAATAGCAATAACTTTAGCTGCATCCTTTATACTCGCCATAATTCTTGGTGAGGGAAGCAAATATTTAGTAGCACAACTAAGGCCATTCTATTATGTTTTCCCCGATTATCTATTAGTCAGTGAGCCTCACGATTTCAGCTACCCGTCAGGACATGCGTTAATTGTAGGAGATGGGGCGATAGTCTTAGCTTTTACAGCTCCAAGATGGGTATGGGTTCCTCTATTAATCGAAGCTTTACTAGTATCCTATTCGAGGGTTTACGTAGGTGTCCATTGGCCCTTGGATGTGTTAGGAGGATGGCTACTGGGAGGATGGATAGCCCTATTCACGATTGATATGGAGAAGAGAGGAGTGTTAAGGCCCTTTGAGAGGGCGCTAAAGGCTGAATGA